Proteins found in one Pseudomonas sp. P8_241 genomic segment:
- a CDS encoding LacI family DNA-binding transcriptional regulator — protein MSENLPRKRRGAGRVTLNTVARQAGVSAITVSRFFNQPEQVSPERRERIAAVVAQLGYVPNLVAGGLASARGKIVGMVIPNISGPIFADTIQGFSDTLSRNGYQLLLASSYFSVEQEESAVRAFLGWSPAALVLTSHFHSVGTEKMIAEADIPVIETWDYQPERGPMQIGFSHFDVGVTAARYLHDKGYRRMAYVQNSAAGDFSALERRDGYINCVRQLGLEPWVFAPPVGLAPFEAGKQAMEALMQAPAPPDAIIFANDNLAAGGLLAGQRTGLSIPGDCAVLGFGDYPFAEMLLPSLSTIKPPALQIGVMAATRVLQSLGVLPVEDEVQRINLLECLVIERESA, from the coding sequence TTGAGCGAAAATTTACCTCGTAAACGCCGAGGCGCCGGCCGCGTTACCCTCAACACCGTGGCGCGACAGGCCGGTGTCTCGGCCATCACCGTTTCGCGTTTTTTCAACCAGCCGGAGCAGGTATCGCCTGAGCGACGCGAGCGCATCGCTGCCGTGGTCGCGCAATTGGGCTACGTGCCAAACCTGGTGGCCGGAGGATTAGCCTCGGCACGCGGCAAAATCGTCGGGATGGTGATCCCGAACATTTCCGGGCCGATCTTCGCCGACACTATTCAGGGTTTCAGCGACACGCTCAGTCGCAACGGTTATCAGCTGCTTTTGGCGTCGAGTTATTTCAGTGTCGAACAGGAAGAAAGTGCGGTGCGGGCGTTCCTTGGCTGGTCGCCGGCGGCGTTGGTATTGACCAGTCACTTTCACAGCGTTGGCACCGAAAAAATGATCGCTGAAGCGGACATCCCGGTGATTGAAACCTGGGACTACCAACCGGAGCGCGGGCCGATGCAGATCGGCTTTTCGCACTTTGACGTGGGCGTGACAGCCGCGCGCTACCTGCATGACAAGGGTTATCGGCGAATGGCCTATGTGCAGAACAGTGCCGCCGGTGATTTCAGTGCGCTGGAGCGCCGCGATGGCTACATCAACTGTGTTCGCCAACTGGGCCTGGAGCCGTGGGTGTTTGCGCCGCCGGTGGGTCTGGCGCCGTTTGAAGCCGGAAAACAGGCGATGGAAGCGCTCATGCAGGCCCCTGCTCCACCGGATGCCATCATCTTTGCCAACGACAATCTCGCAGCCGGCGGATTGCTGGCGGGGCAACGCACAGGGCTGAGTATTCCCGGAGACTGTGCGGTGCTTGGGTTTGGCGATTACCCGTTTGCTGAAATGCTGCTACCGAGTTTGAGTACCATCAAACCACCTGCCCTGCAGATTGGTGTCATGGCAGCGACGCGAGTGCTGCAAA